The Nerophis lumbriciformis linkage group LG24, RoL_Nlum_v2.1, whole genome shotgun sequence genome includes a region encoding these proteins:
- the alg1 gene encoding chitobiosyldiphosphodolichol beta-mannosyltransferase codes for MAAYLRSVALPAALALIPLVLVVFFAAGWDCWWPLLSTALAGLLAVLLLRWRSDGTERQVCVLVLGDIGRSPRMQYHALSLSKHGYHVTLVGFLDSKPHKDVLREERIHIIAVAEVKGIRGGPKILTYVTKVLVQFVQLLVVLLRMKLQAQILMQNPPGLPGIAAAWLVCVLRGSRLVIDWHNYGFTIMALSLGKTHLLVRLAKWYEHVFGTLATHNLCVTNAMKDDLCRNWGIKATTLYDRPAAIFRETPLKARHELFVRLSRTLPVLQCSRQDDDDKAVEATVFSVRDLAKDTVTLRPGRPALLMSSTSWTKDEDFSILLQALQEYEGFIQGGASLPELICIITGKGPQKEHYMKTIDSLSLKHVKICTPWLEAEDYPVLLGSADLGVCLHKSSSNLDLPMKVVDMFGCCLPVCAINYKCLHELVKHEDNGLIFRDAQQLAEQLKSLLSEFTNTYGRLGVFRRNLRASRGQRWDDNWDQNVLPLMSSS; via the exons atggcggcgtaTTTACGTAGCGTCGCTCTCCCGGCAGCTTTAGCGCTTATTCCGCTGGTCCTGGTTGTGTTTTTTGCCGCAGGTTGGGATTGTTGGTGGCCGCTATTGTCTACGGCGCTTGCCGGCCTGCTCGCTGTGCTTTTGCTGCGGTGGAGGAGCGACGGGACGGAGCGGCAGGTGTGCGTGCTGGTGCTGGGGGACATCGGCCGCAGTCCCCGCATGCAGTATCACGCCTTGTCCCTCAGCAAACATGGTTATCACGTGACTCTGGTCGGATTTTTAG aCAGCAAACCTCACAAGGATGTGCTGAGAGAGGAGAGAATTCACATCATCGCAGTCGCAGAGGTGAAAGGCATCAGAG GGGGCCCAAAGATCCTGACATACGTGACGAAAGTCCTCGTCCAGTTTGTGCAGCTTCTGGTGGTGCTGCTGAGAATGAAGCTGCAGGCTCAAATCCTAATGCAG AATCCCCCTGGTCTGCCCGGTATAGCGGCGGCCTGGCTGGTGTGCGTCCTGCGAGGCAGCCGCTTGGTCATCGACTGGCACAACTACGGCTTCACCATCATGGCGCTCAGCCTGGGCAAAACGCACCTGCTTGTGCGCCTGGCAAAGTG GTATGAACATGTCTTCGGCACCCTGGCGACTCACAACCTGTGTGTGACCAACGCCATGAAGGACGACCTGTGCCGGAACTGGGGCATCAA GGCGACCACTCTCTACGACAGACCGGCCGCCATTTTTAGGGAGACGCCGCTGAAGGCGCGGCATGAACTTTTTGTGAGGCTTTCACGCACGCTTCCCGTGCTCCAGTGCAGCAG GCAGGATGATGATGACAAAGCAGTCGAGGCGACCGTCTTCTCCGTGAGGGACCTCGCCAAGGACACTGTGACGTTAAGGCCGGGCCGACCCGCCCTGCTGATGAGCAGCACAAGCTGGACAA AGGATGAGGACTTCTCCATCCTCCTGCAGGCTCTCCAAG AATACGAAGGTTTTATTCAAGGAGGGGCGTCTTTGCCGGAGCTCATCTGCATCATCACAG GCAAAGGTCCTCAGAAGGAACACTACATGAAGACCATTGACTCTCTGAGTCTGAAGCATGTGAAGATCTGCACACCCTGGCTGGAGGCAGAGGACTATCCTGTGTTGTTAG GTTCGGCTGACTTGGGTGTTTGTCTCCACAAGTCGTCCAGCAATCTGGACCTGCCCATGAAGGTGGTGGACATGTTTGGCTGCTGCCTGCCCGTCTGCGCCATCAACTACAAGTG CTTACATGAGCTGGTGAAGCACGAAGACAACGGACTGATCTTCAGAGACGCTCAGCAGCTGGCTGAGCAGCTCAAA TCTCTTCTCTCAGAGTTTACCAACACCTACGGCAGACTTGGCGTCTTCAGGAGGAACCTCCGTGCCAGCAGAGGGCAGCGCTGGGACGACAACTGGGACCAAAATGTCCTTCCGCTTATGTCTTCTTCCTGA